In Pseudorasbora parva isolate DD20220531a chromosome 1, ASM2467924v1, whole genome shotgun sequence, the DNA window TATTATCAAAAATGCAACCATTAAGATTAATCGTTTGATTTTGGCCAAAATTTATTTTTGCGTTTGTATGTATTTTCTCAGGAAAGAGAACCTAAATGCCCTACGGTGGTGGCAGCTTATGATTTTAACCCAGAAGCGGATGCAGCTAAAATAGAGACAGCCATCAAAACCAAAGGTAAGGTATAATGACATCAATACATTATCCccaaacattttcaaagggACTTGTTATGGTTCTTGTGGAACACTAAAAAAGCAGTCCCTAATGGCATTTCATAACTGTTTCAATGAAAGAtttctttcattgttttaatatttgctTAGCAAATAAAAATATCTTTGGCCTTCTTTTTTGGCCATCCTTCAACAGGATGTGTGGTCCTTTAAGACTCTGCAATTCAGGTACAATGGGTGGAGATTGAGAGCCCTTCTCTGTTGAAATAGTATTTGTGAATAAAATGGTAACCAGCAAATATGAGTAAATGTCTtgggttttgtttttatgtAGCATCTGCAAATATATGATTTTCATTCATACATCATTTCAGTtcagtaaaaaagaaaaagaaaaatgggGTTGTGTTGCACTGCCTGCTAAGACTTATTACATATTACAGAAAGAACAACATTTGTTGAATATCTCTCGCAGTGGTATTCAACAAATATTTTTCTGAGCAACATTCAAGTCATGCAGTGATTCTATAAATTGAGATTGGAGGGGGAACAAACTGTTCattaacagaattttttttcagtatcatattgaagaaaaaataatacatttaaataatttagttaattgcttgcttttttcttctttttttactttaaacgAAAAATTAATTTCTTTATATTGTTTGTCAGCTCTGTTACAAATTAGACAATGTGTAGAAATAACAGCGGTGCAGAGTTAGACAGTAACAGGacaatttactttttaaaattgaCCATTTCAAACGTTTTAGCCAAAAGCTCCACTTGCTAGCATAAATGCTAAGAGCACATGGCACTAATGAATTCATgattaaaatacttttaaacaACCCACGGTGATCAATGATGAATTCTGTTTTCCTTTTGCTACTGTGGTAACAatttagatgttttaaaaaataattctaGGTGTAATAACCTTTTgtattcaaatattttcttaGAGAGAGCACACATACCTTTCAGTGCTTCAGATCTCAGTCAGGGAAAGTGACATTATTTCCTGTATATTTCATTACATACATAGTTGTGGAAAATAACTCCACCAATTTAAAGGCAAAGTAGCCTATGGTAAGGTAACAGAATTGACCCAATATTTATTGACACATTTTAGATAAACAATTTAATGTTGTAGAATTaggaaaattattatttagggcttttataaataaaatacatgaaatattaccaaaagaaaagtaatatatatatatatatatatatatatatatatatatatatatatatatatatatatatatatatatatatatatatatatatatatatatatatatatatatgtatattttacttttcttttggcaatatttcatgtatttaccaaatacattaaatgtttttttttttttgttgttgttgttgttgttgttgttgtttttattattacacaATGCAAATactaaatacacaaaaatacaattaGGACAAgaagaaatcttttttttttttttttacagaaaatattgTTATGGCCTATAATATCTTGTGATCAATAACAATGACTagcaaattattaaataataaaaaaaattatcatttgaggaaggaaaaaaaaagactggACAAACAAATCCTCCAGCTAAGTGTGTGGGATTGTGCATTTGATATGTAGGCTATGCTAGTAGCGCAGTGCCACATTAGATAATGACTGATTAATGGTTTTATACTAGGAAATAAAAAGGTGCAAATTTAGTCCTTAAAGGCCTTATCTTAATAATGCTCTGGCTTTCTCAATCACATCTTATCCTCTCATTCTCGCCTTCATTTGTCATTTCAGGAGTTGATGAGCAGACAATCATTGACATTCTGACAAAACGCAGTTGCTCACAAAGGAGCGAAATTGCGTTTGAGTATGAAAAACGTGCAAAGAAGGTAGGCCCTACAcaccatatattttttaaatgtgtattttctaTTTAAACTGGATCATCTGAATGaaaactatattttaaaatattgatacgttaatatattatattatctatCAATGTTCCAAAAAACCCACACGCAGTTTGTGTTGTAGGATTTGGTAAGTGCCCTGAAGGGGGCGCTCTCAGGATCTTTGGAGCATCTCATTCTGGGATTGATGAAGAGCACAGCACAGTATGATGCCTCTGAACTGAAATCATCAATGAAAGTATGTTGCATTGATCTGTAATCGTTTATAAAATCTCTGCTTGCTTTATTTGGtcaaaatgcattcaaataaatatattgtaCAATATAagtgcaatttaaaataactttttctattttaatattttaaaatgtactcattactccagtcttcagtgtcacatctcacatgatccttcagatataatttaaatatgcttaattggtgctcaaagatatatatatttttttattttcaaagttAAACAGTTGTGCCAGTTGTGAAGTTCCTAAACATACATTGTTATACAGGATTGAACCCATCTAATCTTTGAATTAACTACTGGTGTTCTGCCATTCTCCTACGCTAAACTCTTAACCTACCCTTATTTCCCTACAATGAAAATATAGTGTTGATAGCACCTTGCTCCGGCAACAGCTGTTTTGGCATTTCTCCACCTTCCCAACTCCACTATAACATAATTTAGGCATCTTACTACCAGACTCATAGTCTATGCATTAGTAGTCCTACTGGGGAGTATATAAGCTTTAATTAATGGGTTAATGCTGCTTCCATTAGCCCCTTCACTGTGAACAGCAAGCCAAAAACGTTTAAGCTTATAGCTAAAAGATTATAGGCAAACttgtgaaatattttataacattataaatgtctttggtttcattcattgtattcatgTGACAGCGCCATTTGTTTTGCAGGGACTGGGCACTGATGAGGAGAGTCTTTTTGAGATGGTGTGCTCTCGCAATAAAGAAGAGCTGATGGAAATCAAGAAGGTCTACAGAGAGAGTGagtgcccttaaagggatacttcaccgctttttcatattaaccTTTCAGATTTCagatacctctctcgtctgagtgcgtgctcttaatctctctgatgcacggtgacattctgatagcatttagcttagcccactaagcccagttcattcactatggtaccaaacagagatcaagttagacgcatccaaacacctccacgttttcccaatttaaatacagttacacgaatagttgaacgatcaagtatgatgacataaaataaaacgtggcgcttttttacgcggattaaaaaggagaactataatgtatggcggaatagcacttctgagagtacttcggctcggcgcagtaaaaagtcccggctgaaaaatcctccctcactctcatttctgttaataggggggagggggagatgtgatgGAGGCAGAGTCCTGCATGGGTTCGGGTACCCGAGGACAAAAATATGTCTTGCCTGTATTTTAAGTTaatcaaataattttaaaataataccaGGTTATTTGAGCTTGCGTCACCGCGCAAGCTCCCGGGTTCTCTGACTTTCAAAAAATCACACAAGGCttcaagggggtcgcacaccggaggGGAAGCTCAGCGCCGAACACGCACATTATATATGCCATGCgcgagctcagttttgaatccacttctgacagaagagctgcacgatgtgtgcatcttgtagcacagggtgaaatcagtagcctacattggcgctctgtggcgcagCAGAAttttgaacaacttcctgagtcgccgcagACAGGCACCGAATGCCGCCGGCGAGTGCGTACacaaattttaaagacgtggcgcggtGCTTTACTTACTTTTGTATGACCTGTGTAGGCCTATAATGTTATATgctaaactgattttatttcgGGTGCGGGTCGGGTGTCGGTTCTATTTTAAGCGGGTCAGGTGCGGATTTTAATTAGTGCTCTGTGTCGGAAAACGGGTCGGATGCGGTTTAACGCACCGCGGGTACGGGTGGGTGCGGATTTACAAAATCGGACCTGTGCAGGACCCtggagggaggatgtttcagccgggacttttcactgcgccgagtcgaagtactctcagaagtgcaattccgccatacattatagttctcctttttaatctgcttagaaaagcaccacgtTTTAGGTGAAGcaaaaaagcggtgaagtatccctttaaaaagcaTAAcaagcacacatacacactggtATGCATAACCCCTTTTCTTCTGCAGTGTTTAAGAAGGAGTTGGAGAAAGATGTTGCTGGAGACACATCTGGTGATGTTGCTAAGCTGCTCCTGGCCCTTGTACAGGTAACATCAATTTCTCAtacatatttcacaatatgcaACGGGTAATTCCTTTACCGCCAACATAGACTGCAAATTGCAGATCCTGTATTGCTGTGCTCGTACTGTATTCATTTATGTCCGCAGGGCAAGAGAGATGATCCGAGTAATGTGGTGGACTATGAGAAGATTGACAATGATGCAAGAGTGAGTAGAGCGTTTTAACTGCAGAAATTCAATAGTCATAGTCGAAAGAGTATTATTcaacatgttttaaaataatattctgATAAACCATTGTGCATTCAGAGGACTCCTGGAATGACCAAAAATGATACTCTTTGAAATCCTGTGTCCAATATGGTGATATGTAGGCTCTTTATGAAGCTGGAGTAAAGCGAAAAGGAACTGATGTGACCACCTGGATT includes these proteins:
- the anxa2b gene encoding annexin A2b; its protein translation is MALVSEFLTKLTLSYGGEREPKCPTVVAAYDFNPEADAAKIETAIKTKGVDEQTIIDILTKRSCSQRSEIAFEYEKRAKKDLVSALKGALSGSLEHLILGLMKSTAQYDASELKSSMKGLGTDEESLFEMVCSRNKEELMEIKKVYREMFKKELEKDVAGDTSGDVAKLLLALVQGKRDDPSNVVDYEKIDNDARALYEAGVKRKGTDVTTWISIFSERSVPHLQKVFDRYKRYSPYDIKESIRKEVKGDLEKSFLTLVECLENKHLYFASRLNDSMKSKSVKEKVVTRIIVSRCEVDLMKVRTEFKRNFGKSLHQTISEHTKGDYQRALLNLCGGDD